In Deltaproteobacteria bacterium, a single window of DNA contains:
- a CDS encoding CPBP family intramembrane metalloprotease translates to MAAKNIDLKILAACTAVVMVVESGLYWAAGSESISPLALIGGARVLEGLLILVLIAKACPGGLAAIGLSRRGVVSGIRQGLIWSAAFGALVALVCLLVYMAAGINALARMHAADAESTRTLVLFFIVGGGVSPVAEEIFFRGVLYGYLRRWGVLTAVIFSTLLFALAHAARGGFPLTQSVGGLLFALAYERERSLLVPIVIHVLGNLAIFSVTLF, encoded by the coding sequence ATGGCGGCAAAAAATATCGATCTGAAAATCCTGGCTGCCTGTACAGCGGTGGTCATGGTCGTGGAAAGCGGGCTCTACTGGGCAGCCGGGTCGGAAAGCATTTCACCGCTGGCCCTGATCGGGGGGGCAAGGGTTCTGGAGGGGCTGCTGATCCTGGTCTTGATTGCGAAAGCGTGCCCGGGCGGCCTGGCCGCCATCGGCCTTTCCAGGCGCGGCGTGGTTTCCGGAATCAGGCAGGGGTTGATCTGGTCGGCGGCTTTCGGGGCGCTGGTCGCGCTCGTGTGCCTGCTCGTTTATATGGCTGCCGGCATCAACGCCCTGGCGCGCATGCACGCCGCCGACGCCGAATCGACCCGGACCCTGGTCCTCTTTTTCATCGTGGGCGGCGGCGTGAGCCCCGTAGCCGAGGAGATCTTTTTCCGGGGCGTTCTCTACGGCTACCTGCGGCGCTGGGGTGTCTTGACGGCGGTCATCTTCAGCACCCTTCTTTTTGCCCTGGCGCACGCTGCCCGGGGAGGATTTCCCCTGACCCAGTCCGTCGGCGGGTTGTTGTTTGCCCTGGCCTACGAAAGGGAGCGCAGCCTGCTGGTGCCCATCGTGATTCACGTTCTTGGGAACCTGGCCATCTTTTCCGTCACCCTCTTTTAG